Proteins found in one Elephas maximus indicus isolate mEleMax1 chromosome 11, mEleMax1 primary haplotype, whole genome shotgun sequence genomic segment:
- the NANOS2 gene encoding nanos homolog 2: protein MQLPPFDMWKDYFNLSQVVLELIQSQGQRPEAQSVEEARPGPPLGRNEGPGVLRGPGASGGLSNLCNFCKHNGESRHVYSSHQLKTPEGVVMCPILRHYVCPLCGATGGQAHTLKYCPLNGGQQSLYRRSGRNSAGRKVKR, encoded by the coding sequence ATGCAGCTGCCCCCCTTTGACATGTGGAAGGACTACTTCAACCTGAGCCAGGTGGTATTGGAGCTGATCCAGAGTCAGGGGCAAAGGCCAGAGGCCCAAAGCGTTGAAGAGGCAAGACCCGGGCCACCGCTGGGGCGGAATGAGGGGCCGGGAGTGCTGAGAGGGCCAGGGGCCAGCGGGGGCCTGTCCAACCTGTGCAATTTCTGCAAGCACAACGGTGAGTCCCGCCACGTCTACTCTTCACACCAGCTGAAGACACCAGAGGGCGTGGTGATGTGTCCCATCCTGAGGCACTACGTGTGTCCCCTGTGTGGTGCCACTGGGGGGCAGGCCCACACGCTCAAGTATTGCCCACTCAACGGCGGCCAACAGTCCCTCTACCGCCGCAGTGGGCGCAACTCGGCTGGCCGCAAGGTCAAGCGCTGA